A genomic region of Cyprinus carpio isolate SPL01 chromosome B13, ASM1834038v1, whole genome shotgun sequence contains the following coding sequences:
- the LOC109111252 gene encoding transforming acidic coiled-coil-containing protein 2-like isoform X8, with protein MPIRKPKLGIKKAPPPQTEQLDNAPVPALSNDIDDIPLPKGSYNFDPNKWDDPNFNPFSTSTGIPNSPGLSKGSYNFDPDSFEGSIDTFKSSKEMGNSPPKAATFDKSNDNENDNDNMVELEDHNQNKPAKNKKKPLKSKSSNVSSLCCFFNTFRVKKSPKRTQITEPSAQCCPVCSPLSPSTSHTHNHLQEKYPYSNTNPSQDHATDEEKLASSTSQKWTRHDVEVELNSDPQDFPQPTDFTAFVNENSLPAQSDVTDYEIEYMEKIGSSAPPLSVKKPSLYLKLDSVTDSPTKTSNMQDSEPNSPCTGSFEEMEAQISQGKSPVLPPCGARDSLVSEKSRKRDSQSQSRTQSVERDGASPIQGPMDPSDLPLLDRLSDSPAPLSYLEPDLAETNPTAFAQKLQSRLKKPSPRRWNLNGSRMAKQRETASPGDSGVSRCSLYSRTGYIEGESPHLPRDMDHSLGIAREEIVVKEKEAMEWKRKYEESRREVEEMRRIVMEYEKTIAEMIDKSFVPLDPNTGQLQAQAFMSPFIFHLT; from the exons ATGCCCATCCGAAAGCCCAAACTGGGGATTAAGAAGGCCCCTCCACCCCAGACAGAGCAGCTAGACAATGCACCTGTCCCTGCACTTTCAAATGACATTGATGACATCCCGCTCCCCAAGGGGTCATATAACTTTGATCCCAACAAGTGGGATGACCCTAACTTTAATCCATTTTCTACAAGCACTGGTATCCCCAACTCTCCTGGCCTGTCTAAAGGATCTTACAACTTTGATCCTGACTCTTTTGAAGGCTCAATCGATACCTTCAAATCATCCAAGGAGATGGGAAACTCCCCTCCGAAAGCTGCAACTTTTGACAAATCCAACGACAACGAGAATGACAATGATAACATGGTTGAGTTGGAGGATCACAACCAGAACAAACCTGCCAAAAACAAGAAGAAGCCTCTCAAATC GAAGTCCAGCAATGTCTCTTCTCTGTGTTGTTTCTT TAACACTTTTAGAGTGAAGAAATCACCAAAGAGGACTCAGATTACTGAGCCATCTGCTCAA TGTTGTCCTGTGTGTTCTCCACTCTCGCCCtccacttcacacacacataatcaccTGCAGGAGAAATACCCATATTCCAATACAAATCCTTCACAAGATCACGCCACAGATGAGGAGAAACTGGCTTCCTCCACCAGTCAGAAATGGACTAGACATGACGTAGAGGTGGAGCTGAACTCTGACCCCCAAGACTTCCCACAGCCGACTGACTTTACAGCTTTTGTCAATGAGAACAGTTTACCAGCACAGAGTGATG TTACAGACTATGAGATTGAATACATGGAAAAGATTGGCTCCTCCGCACCT CCTCTCTCAGTGAAGAAACCATCACTTTATCTAAAGCTGGACTCTGTGACCGACAGTCCAACAAAGACTTCCAACATGCAAGATTCAGAGCCCAACTCTCCCTGCACTGG GAGCTTTGAGGAGATGGAGGCTCAGATCTCACAGGGGAAATCACCTGTGCTGCCACCATGTGGTGCTCGTGACTCCTTGGTCTCAGAAaaaagcagaaagagagacagccAGTCTCAGAGTCGAACACAGAGCGTTGAGAGAGATGGAGCG TCCCCCATCCAGGGCCCCATGGATCCCTCAGATCTACCCCTCTTAGACAGACTGTCTGATTCACCTGCCCCTCTCAGCTACCTGGAGCCTGATCTGGCTGAGACCAACCCCACTGCCTTCGCTCAAAAACTGCAG TCTCGCCTCAAGAAGCCCAGCCCACGCCGCTGGAATCTCAACGGTTCTCGCATGGCTAAA CAGAGAGAAACGGCCTCACCGGGGGACAGCGGGGTTTCGAGGTGCTCCCTCTATTCACGAACAGGATACATTGAAGGGGAAAGCCCTCATCTGCCACGTGACATGGACCACTCTCTTGGCATTGCCCGAGAAGAG ATTGTTGTGAAAGAGAAAGAAGCCATGGAGTGGAAGAGAAAATATGAAGAGAGTAGACGGGAAGTGGAGGAGATGAG GAGGATAGTTATGGAGTATGAGAAGACTATTGCAGAGATGATTG ACAAATCTTTCGTGCCTCTGGACCCAAACACTGGTCAGTTACAAGCACAAGCCTTCATGTCTCCTTTTATATTCCACTTGACTTGa
- the LOC109111252 gene encoding transforming acidic coiled-coil-containing protein 2-like isoform X6, which produces MPIRKPKLGIKKAPPPQTEQLDNAPVPALSNDIDDIPLPKGSYNFDPNKWDDPNFNPFSTSTGIPNSPGLSKGSYNFDPDSFEGSIDTFKSSKEMGNSPPKAATFDKSNDNENDNDNMVELEDHNQNKPAKNKKKPLKSKSSNVSSLCCFFNTFRVKKSPKRTQITEPSAQCCPVCSPLSPSTSHTHNHLQEKYPYSNTNPSQDHATDEEKLASSTSQKWTRHDVEVELNSDPQDFPQPTDFTAFVNENSLPAQSDVTDYEIEYMEKIGSSAPPLSVKKPSLYLKLDSVTDSPTKTSNMQDSEPNSPCTGSFEEMEAQISQGKSPVLPPCGARDSLVSEKSRKRDSQSQSRTQSVERDGASPIQGPMDPSDLPLLDRLSDSPAPLSYLEPDLAETNPTAFAQKLQSRLKKPSPRRWNLNGSRMAKKTAGKTTQTDSELCRRTSRIPQQRETASPGDSGVSRCSLYSRTGYIEGESPHLPRDMDHSLGIAREEIVVKEKEAMEWKRKYEESRREVEEMRRIVMEYEKTIAEMIDKSFVPLDPNTGQLQAQAFMSPFIFHLT; this is translated from the exons ATGCCCATCCGAAAGCCCAAACTGGGGATTAAGAAGGCCCCTCCACCCCAGACAGAGCAGCTAGACAATGCACCTGTCCCTGCACTTTCAAATGACATTGATGACATCCCGCTCCCCAAGGGGTCATATAACTTTGATCCCAACAAGTGGGATGACCCTAACTTTAATCCATTTTCTACAAGCACTGGTATCCCCAACTCTCCTGGCCTGTCTAAAGGATCTTACAACTTTGATCCTGACTCTTTTGAAGGCTCAATCGATACCTTCAAATCATCCAAGGAGATGGGAAACTCCCCTCCGAAAGCTGCAACTTTTGACAAATCCAACGACAACGAGAATGACAATGATAACATGGTTGAGTTGGAGGATCACAACCAGAACAAACCTGCCAAAAACAAGAAGAAGCCTCTCAAATC GAAGTCCAGCAATGTCTCTTCTCTGTGTTGTTTCTT TAACACTTTTAGAGTGAAGAAATCACCAAAGAGGACTCAGATTACTGAGCCATCTGCTCAA TGTTGTCCTGTGTGTTCTCCACTCTCGCCCtccacttcacacacacataatcaccTGCAGGAGAAATACCCATATTCCAATACAAATCCTTCACAAGATCACGCCACAGATGAGGAGAAACTGGCTTCCTCCACCAGTCAGAAATGGACTAGACATGACGTAGAGGTGGAGCTGAACTCTGACCCCCAAGACTTCCCACAGCCGACTGACTTTACAGCTTTTGTCAATGAGAACAGTTTACCAGCACAGAGTGATG TTACAGACTATGAGATTGAATACATGGAAAAGATTGGCTCCTCCGCACCT CCTCTCTCAGTGAAGAAACCATCACTTTATCTAAAGCTGGACTCTGTGACCGACAGTCCAACAAAGACTTCCAACATGCAAGATTCAGAGCCCAACTCTCCCTGCACTGG GAGCTTTGAGGAGATGGAGGCTCAGATCTCACAGGGGAAATCACCTGTGCTGCCACCATGTGGTGCTCGTGACTCCTTGGTCTCAGAAaaaagcagaaagagagacagccAGTCTCAGAGTCGAACACAGAGCGTTGAGAGAGATGGAGCG TCCCCCATCCAGGGCCCCATGGATCCCTCAGATCTACCCCTCTTAGACAGACTGTCTGATTCACCTGCCCCTCTCAGCTACCTGGAGCCTGATCTGGCTGAGACCAACCCCACTGCCTTCGCTCAAAAACTGCAG TCTCGCCTCAAGAAGCCCAGCCCACGCCGCTGGAATCTCAACGGTTCTCGCATGGCTAAA aaaactgCAGGAAAAACTACACAGACAGATAGCGAACTCTGTCGCAGGACGTCCCGTATTCCACAG CAGAGAGAAACGGCCTCACCGGGGGACAGCGGGGTTTCGAGGTGCTCCCTCTATTCACGAACAGGATACATTGAAGGGGAAAGCCCTCATCTGCCACGTGACATGGACCACTCTCTTGGCATTGCCCGAGAAGAG ATTGTTGTGAAAGAGAAAGAAGCCATGGAGTGGAAGAGAAAATATGAAGAGAGTAGACGGGAAGTGGAGGAGATGAG GAGGATAGTTATGGAGTATGAGAAGACTATTGCAGAGATGATTG ACAAATCTTTCGTGCCTCTGGACCCAAACACTGGTCAGTTACAAGCACAAGCCTTCATGTCTCCTTTTATATTCCACTTGACTTGa
- the LOC109111252 gene encoding transforming acidic coiled-coil-containing protein 2-like isoform X9, with product MPIRKPKLGIKKAPPPQTEQLDNAPVPALSNDIDDIPLPKGSYNFDPNKWDDPNFNPFSTSTGIPNSPGLSKGSYNFDPDSFEGSIDTFKSSKEMGNSPPKAATFDKSNDNENDNDNMVELEDHNQNKPAKNKKKPLKSKSSNVSSLCCFFNTFRVKKSPKRTQITEPSAQCCPVCSPLSPSTSHTHNHLQEKYPYSNTNPSQDHATDEEKLASSTSQKWTRHDVEVELNSDPQDFPQPTDFTAFVNENSLPAQSDVTDYEIEYMEKIGSSAPPLSVKKPSLYLKLDSVTDSPTKTSNMQDSEPNSPCTGSFEEMEAQISQGKSPVLPPCGARDSLVSEKSRKRDSQSQSRTQSVERDGASPIQGPMDPSDLPLLDRLSDSPAPLSYLEPDLAETNPTAFAQKLQQRETASPGDSGVSRCSLYSRTGYIEGESPHLPRDMDHSLGIAREEIVVKEKEAMEWKRKYEESRREVEEMRRIVMEYEKTIAEMIDKSFVPLDPNTGQLQAQAFMSPFIFHLT from the exons ATGCCCATCCGAAAGCCCAAACTGGGGATTAAGAAGGCCCCTCCACCCCAGACAGAGCAGCTAGACAATGCACCTGTCCCTGCACTTTCAAATGACATTGATGACATCCCGCTCCCCAAGGGGTCATATAACTTTGATCCCAACAAGTGGGATGACCCTAACTTTAATCCATTTTCTACAAGCACTGGTATCCCCAACTCTCCTGGCCTGTCTAAAGGATCTTACAACTTTGATCCTGACTCTTTTGAAGGCTCAATCGATACCTTCAAATCATCCAAGGAGATGGGAAACTCCCCTCCGAAAGCTGCAACTTTTGACAAATCCAACGACAACGAGAATGACAATGATAACATGGTTGAGTTGGAGGATCACAACCAGAACAAACCTGCCAAAAACAAGAAGAAGCCTCTCAAATC GAAGTCCAGCAATGTCTCTTCTCTGTGTTGTTTCTT TAACACTTTTAGAGTGAAGAAATCACCAAAGAGGACTCAGATTACTGAGCCATCTGCTCAA TGTTGTCCTGTGTGTTCTCCACTCTCGCCCtccacttcacacacacataatcaccTGCAGGAGAAATACCCATATTCCAATACAAATCCTTCACAAGATCACGCCACAGATGAGGAGAAACTGGCTTCCTCCACCAGTCAGAAATGGACTAGACATGACGTAGAGGTGGAGCTGAACTCTGACCCCCAAGACTTCCCACAGCCGACTGACTTTACAGCTTTTGTCAATGAGAACAGTTTACCAGCACAGAGTGATG TTACAGACTATGAGATTGAATACATGGAAAAGATTGGCTCCTCCGCACCT CCTCTCTCAGTGAAGAAACCATCACTTTATCTAAAGCTGGACTCTGTGACCGACAGTCCAACAAAGACTTCCAACATGCAAGATTCAGAGCCCAACTCTCCCTGCACTGG GAGCTTTGAGGAGATGGAGGCTCAGATCTCACAGGGGAAATCACCTGTGCTGCCACCATGTGGTGCTCGTGACTCCTTGGTCTCAGAAaaaagcagaaagagagacagccAGTCTCAGAGTCGAACACAGAGCGTTGAGAGAGATGGAGCG TCCCCCATCCAGGGCCCCATGGATCCCTCAGATCTACCCCTCTTAGACAGACTGTCTGATTCACCTGCCCCTCTCAGCTACCTGGAGCCTGATCTGGCTGAGACCAACCCCACTGCCTTCGCTCAAAAACTGCAG CAGAGAGAAACGGCCTCACCGGGGGACAGCGGGGTTTCGAGGTGCTCCCTCTATTCACGAACAGGATACATTGAAGGGGAAAGCCCTCATCTGCCACGTGACATGGACCACTCTCTTGGCATTGCCCGAGAAGAG ATTGTTGTGAAAGAGAAAGAAGCCATGGAGTGGAAGAGAAAATATGAAGAGAGTAGACGGGAAGTGGAGGAGATGAG GAGGATAGTTATGGAGTATGAGAAGACTATTGCAGAGATGATTG ACAAATCTTTCGTGCCTCTGGACCCAAACACTGGTCAGTTACAAGCACAAGCCTTCATGTCTCCTTTTATATTCCACTTGACTTGa
- the LOC109111252 gene encoding transforming acidic coiled-coil-containing protein 2-like isoform X10, producing the protein MPIRKPKLGIKKAPPPQTEQLDNAPVPALSNDIDDIPLPKGSYNFDPNKWDDPNFNPFSTSTGIPNSPGLSKGSYNFDPDSFEGSIDTFKSSKEMGNSPPKAATFDKSNDNENDNDNMVELEDHNQNKPAKNKKKPLKSKSSNVSSLCCFFNTFRVKKSPKRTQITEPSAQCCPVCSPLSPSTSHTHNHLQEKYPYSNTNPSQDHATDEEKLASSTSQKWTRHDVEVELNSDPQDFPQPTDFTAFVNENSLPAQSDVTDYEIEYMEKIGSSAPPLSVKKPSLYLKLDSVTDSPTKTSNMQDSEPNSPCTGSFEEMEAQISQGKSPVLPPCGARDSLVSEKSRKRDSQSQSRTQSVERDGAQRETASPGDSGVSRCSLYSRTGYIEGESPHLPRDMDHSLGIAREEIVVKEKEAMEWKRKYEESRREVEEMRRIVMEYEKTIAEMIDKSFVPLDPNTGQLQAQAFMSPFIFHLT; encoded by the exons ATGCCCATCCGAAAGCCCAAACTGGGGATTAAGAAGGCCCCTCCACCCCAGACAGAGCAGCTAGACAATGCACCTGTCCCTGCACTTTCAAATGACATTGATGACATCCCGCTCCCCAAGGGGTCATATAACTTTGATCCCAACAAGTGGGATGACCCTAACTTTAATCCATTTTCTACAAGCACTGGTATCCCCAACTCTCCTGGCCTGTCTAAAGGATCTTACAACTTTGATCCTGACTCTTTTGAAGGCTCAATCGATACCTTCAAATCATCCAAGGAGATGGGAAACTCCCCTCCGAAAGCTGCAACTTTTGACAAATCCAACGACAACGAGAATGACAATGATAACATGGTTGAGTTGGAGGATCACAACCAGAACAAACCTGCCAAAAACAAGAAGAAGCCTCTCAAATC GAAGTCCAGCAATGTCTCTTCTCTGTGTTGTTTCTT TAACACTTTTAGAGTGAAGAAATCACCAAAGAGGACTCAGATTACTGAGCCATCTGCTCAA TGTTGTCCTGTGTGTTCTCCACTCTCGCCCtccacttcacacacacataatcaccTGCAGGAGAAATACCCATATTCCAATACAAATCCTTCACAAGATCACGCCACAGATGAGGAGAAACTGGCTTCCTCCACCAGTCAGAAATGGACTAGACATGACGTAGAGGTGGAGCTGAACTCTGACCCCCAAGACTTCCCACAGCCGACTGACTTTACAGCTTTTGTCAATGAGAACAGTTTACCAGCACAGAGTGATG TTACAGACTATGAGATTGAATACATGGAAAAGATTGGCTCCTCCGCACCT CCTCTCTCAGTGAAGAAACCATCACTTTATCTAAAGCTGGACTCTGTGACCGACAGTCCAACAAAGACTTCCAACATGCAAGATTCAGAGCCCAACTCTCCCTGCACTGG GAGCTTTGAGGAGATGGAGGCTCAGATCTCACAGGGGAAATCACCTGTGCTGCCACCATGTGGTGCTCGTGACTCCTTGGTCTCAGAAaaaagcagaaagagagacagccAGTCTCAGAGTCGAACACAGAGCGTTGAGAGAGATGGAGCG CAGAGAGAAACGGCCTCACCGGGGGACAGCGGGGTTTCGAGGTGCTCCCTCTATTCACGAACAGGATACATTGAAGGGGAAAGCCCTCATCTGCCACGTGACATGGACCACTCTCTTGGCATTGCCCGAGAAGAG ATTGTTGTGAAAGAGAAAGAAGCCATGGAGTGGAAGAGAAAATATGAAGAGAGTAGACGGGAAGTGGAGGAGATGAG GAGGATAGTTATGGAGTATGAGAAGACTATTGCAGAGATGATTG ACAAATCTTTCGTGCCTCTGGACCCAAACACTGGTCAGTTACAAGCACAAGCCTTCATGTCTCCTTTTATATTCCACTTGACTTGa